One Brassica napus cultivar Da-Ae chromosome C4, Da-Ae, whole genome shotgun sequence genomic region harbors:
- the LOC106434474 gene encoding prolyl 4-hydroxylase 1 isoform X2 has protein sequence MAAPAMRIVFGLLTFVTVGMIIGALLQLAFINRLEDSYGTGFPSIRGLRGQKARYLRDVSRWANDKDAELLRLGYVKPEVVSWSPRIIVLHNFLSSEECEYLKAIARPRLQVSTVVDIKTGKGVKSDVRTSSGMFLNHVERSYPVIQAIEKRIAVFSQVPAENGELIQVLRADTSRISFTDRITITLVTL, from the exons ATGGCTGCACCTGCCATGAGGATCGTGTTCGGTCTATTGACATTTGTCACTGTCGGAATGATCATAG GTGCCTTGTTACAATTGGCCTTTATTAATAGATTGGAAGATTCGTACG GAACTGGATTCCCATCCATAAGGGGGCTTCGAGGACAGAAGGCCCGTTATCTTCGAG atGTTTCTCGGTGGGCAAATGACAAAGATGCAGAACTGTTACGTCTTGGCTAT GTCAAGCCTGAAGTAGTTAGCTGGTCCCCTCGAATTATTGTGCTTCATAACTTTCTTAGCTCAGAG GAATGTGAATACTTAAAAGCAATCGCCCGGCCTCGCCTTCAAGTTTCCACTGTTGTTGATATTAAAACCGGAAAG GGAGTTAAAAGTGATGTGAGGACAAGCTCTGGAATGTTTCTAAACCACGTAGAAAGAAGTTATCCAGTCATACAG GCAATTGAAAAGAGAATTGCAGTCTTCTCTCAAGTACCAGCGGAGAATGGAGAGCTCATTCAAGTCCTACG TGCAGATACGAGCCGAATCAGTTTTACAGACCGCATCACGATTACTTTGGTGACACTGTAA
- the LOC106434474 gene encoding prolyl 4-hydroxylase 1 isoform X1, whose translation MAAPAMRIVFGLLTFVTVGMIIGALLQLAFINRLEDSYGTGFPSIRGLRGQKARYLRDVSRWANDKDAELLRLGYVKPEVVSWSPRIIVLHNFLSSEECEYLKAIARPRLQVSTVVDIKTGKGVKSDVRTSSGMFLNHVERSYPVIQAIEKRIAVFSQVPAENGELIQVLRYEPNQFYRPHHDYFGDTFNLKRGGQRVATMLMYLTDDVEGGETYFPLAGDGECTCGGKIMKGISVKPTKGDAVLFWSMGLDGQSDPNSIHGGCEVLSGEKWSATKWMRQKATS comes from the exons ATGGCTGCACCTGCCATGAGGATCGTGTTCGGTCTATTGACATTTGTCACTGTCGGAATGATCATAG GTGCCTTGTTACAATTGGCCTTTATTAATAGATTGGAAGATTCGTACG GAACTGGATTCCCATCCATAAGGGGGCTTCGAGGACAGAAGGCCCGTTATCTTCGAG atGTTTCTCGGTGGGCAAATGACAAAGATGCAGAACTGTTACGTCTTGGCTAT GTCAAGCCTGAAGTAGTTAGCTGGTCCCCTCGAATTATTGTGCTTCATAACTTTCTTAGCTCAGAG GAATGTGAATACTTAAAAGCAATCGCCCGGCCTCGCCTTCAAGTTTCCACTGTTGTTGATATTAAAACCGGAAAG GGAGTTAAAAGTGATGTGAGGACAAGCTCTGGAATGTTTCTAAACCACGTAGAAAGAAGTTATCCAGTCATACAG GCAATTGAAAAGAGAATTGCAGTCTTCTCTCAAGTACCAGCGGAGAATGGAGAGCTCATTCAAGTCCTACG ATACGAGCCGAATCAGTTTTACAGACCGCATCACGATTACTTTGGTGACACT TTCAATTTGAAGCGTGGTGGTCAGCGCGTAGCAACAATGCTAATGTATTTAACAGATGATGTCGAAGGAGGAGAAACTTATTTCCCTTTG GCTGGTGACGGTGAATGCACTTGTGGTGGAAAAATCATGAAAGGCATCTCTGTGAAACCCACCAAAGGAGACGCAGTTCTCTTCTGGAGCATG GGACTTGATGGGCAGTCAGATCCCAACAGCATACATGGGGGATGTGAAGTCCTCTCAGGAGAGAAATGGTCAGCTACTAAATGGATGAGACAAAAAGCTACTTCTTGA